The genomic stretch CAGTAAACCAGACAACGTGTTTCTTCGGAATGACAAGGCAATGGCCCCTCGAAATAGGGTAGAGGTCGAGGAATGCGAGGGTGTGTTCATCCTCGTACACTTTGCGGGCCGGCGCCTTGCCAGCAACTATCTGGCAGAAGATACATTCACTCATTATGACTCCTTACCAGCTTGCAGGCTTGCAGATGATTTCACGGACCCTGGTGTCGAAGAATTGCCGAGAGTGAGCTGGTCGAATGACAAGTGCGGTATCTGCACCTGTACCGGTGCCGGCGATGGCAATTACGTCCTTGCCAAAGGGAATTAGTCCGGCATCAAGGGCCATGACCGAGATTTCAACACAGACCTTGGTACCTTCGCCAAACGTTCGATAGGTACTGGCGACAATCTCAGCCGGGTACAGTCCGCCGAACTTCATCCGGACTGCCCGATCAATCCCGGCGAACAGATGGGTTGTGCGCAGGACCGATATGCCGAAACGGGCCAGCTTGTTCTCTGTTTCGTCGCTGAGCTCGGACTTGCCAGGTTTACTGAACCCCGCATGGTGTGTGACGCATACCGCTTGCATCTGTGACGGCAGGAGTCGAGCCAGAGCCAGGGCAGTCCGGCCGGTGGTCGAGGCGACGACCAGGTGTGTGATGTCAAG from candidate division WOR-3 bacterium encodes the following:
- a CDS encoding pyruvate kinase alpha/beta domain-containing protein; translation: MKKREPPRGSTTAATLQAALARAAELDITHLVVASTTGRTALALARLLPSQMQAVCVTHHAGFSKPGKSELSDETENKLARFGISVLRTTHLFAGIDRAVRMKFGGLYPAEIVASTYRTFGEGTKVCVEISVMALDAGLIPFGKDVIAIAGTGTGADTALVIRPAHSRQFFDTRVREIICKPASW